A part of Streptomyces sp. DSM 40750 genomic DNA contains:
- a CDS encoding serine hydrolase domain-containing protein, with protein sequence MTEQQDMTLADLGFFTGVPQHDHLCRMKDLLKSREMAPAARPYVWPEGEATALPETYVFDGASRSSKEFLTDTDTAAVLVLIDGVVRHESYFLTGGPDVQWLSMSVAKSFVSALVGIAVAEGHIAGIDDPISSYVRVEPGSAYDGVSIKDVLQMSSGARWNEDYSDVTSDVYQLSAATMGIGGTLDDFVARMVPESEPGTVCRYNSGETQVLGALVALATGRSVADYMREKLCEPLGMTSAGYWLIDPAGTEFSFAGLNLTARDYARIGELYRNGGKWQGRQIVPAEWVRDSVTVTATHLEPGRPLVGGHQLNLGYGYQWWLPDGDRGEFSAIGVYNQFVYVDPAARTTIVKLSANRRYGTSTEEATNRDMETVAFLRAIARQDH encoded by the coding sequence ATGACCGAACAGCAGGACATGACCCTGGCCGACCTCGGCTTCTTCACGGGCGTACCGCAGCACGACCACCTGTGCCGGATGAAGGACCTCCTCAAGTCCCGCGAGATGGCCCCGGCCGCGCGGCCGTACGTCTGGCCGGAGGGGGAGGCGACCGCCCTGCCGGAGACGTACGTCTTCGACGGCGCCTCACGGTCGAGCAAGGAGTTCCTGACCGACACGGACACCGCGGCCGTGCTCGTGCTCATCGACGGAGTCGTCCGGCACGAGAGCTACTTCCTCACCGGCGGACCGGACGTGCAGTGGCTTTCCATGTCGGTGGCCAAGAGCTTCGTCTCCGCGCTCGTCGGCATCGCGGTCGCCGAGGGACACATCGCCGGCATCGACGATCCGATCAGCTCCTACGTACGGGTGGAACCCGGTTCCGCGTATGACGGCGTGTCCATCAAGGACGTACTCCAGATGTCCTCCGGCGCCCGCTGGAACGAGGACTACAGCGACGTCACCTCCGACGTCTACCAGCTCAGCGCCGCCACGATGGGCATCGGCGGCACTCTCGACGACTTCGTCGCCCGCATGGTGCCCGAGAGCGAGCCCGGCACGGTCTGCCGCTACAACTCCGGCGAGACCCAGGTGCTCGGTGCCCTGGTGGCCCTGGCGACCGGCCGCTCGGTCGCCGACTACATGCGGGAAAAGCTGTGCGAGCCCCTGGGCATGACGTCGGCCGGTTACTGGCTGATCGACCCCGCCGGGACGGAGTTCTCGTTCGCCGGGCTCAATCTGACCGCCCGCGACTACGCCAGGATCGGCGAGCTGTACCGCAACGGCGGCAAGTGGCAGGGGAGGCAGATCGTCCCGGCCGAGTGGGTGCGCGACTCGGTCACCGTGACCGCGACGCACCTGGAGCCTGGCCGGCCCCTGGTCGGCGGTCACCAACTCAACCTGGGCTACGGCTACCAGTGGTGGCTCCCTGACGGGGACCGTGGAGAGTTCAGTGCGATCGGCGTGTACAACCAGTTCGTCTATGTCGATCCTGCCGCCCGCACCACCATCGTCAAGCTGTCCGCCAACCGCCGGTACGGGACCTCCACGGAGGAAGCCACCAACCGCGATATGGAGACCGTCGCCTTCCTGCGCGCCATCGCCCGGCAGGACCACTGA
- a CDS encoding TetR/AcrR family transcriptional regulator, translating into MSSPRVDGRSLRFQHRRPELLAAAAEYVLDHGVTDLSLRPVAQALGVTHATLLRHFSSKEELIMAVGEKIRADLAVRLTSDGELHGARSMADLFKEMWNRLCEPREQRQFLVLFELVTHYGRKRDPETDLAQSLVHDWVRLLADRLITEGWPPEDATALATLLLAQVRGLQLDLLVSGDRTRADRAIEFAARLLDRPTA; encoded by the coding sequence ATGAGTTCTCCCCGCGTCGACGGACGCAGCTTGCGTTTCCAGCACCGGCGCCCCGAACTGCTGGCCGCGGCAGCTGAGTACGTCCTCGACCACGGTGTCACCGACCTGTCGCTACGACCGGTGGCCCAGGCGCTCGGCGTCACGCACGCGACGCTGCTGCGGCACTTCTCCTCGAAGGAGGAGCTGATCATGGCCGTCGGGGAGAAGATCCGGGCGGATCTGGCCGTCCGGCTGACCTCGGACGGGGAACTCCACGGAGCGCGCTCGATGGCCGACCTCTTCAAGGAGATGTGGAACCGCCTCTGCGAGCCGCGAGAACAGCGGCAGTTCCTGGTCCTCTTCGAACTGGTCACCCACTACGGCCGGAAGCGCGACCCGGAAACGGACCTCGCCCAGTCGCTCGTCCACGACTGGGTCCGCCTCTTGGCCGACCGGCTGATCACGGAGGGATGGCCGCCGGAGGACGCCACCGCTCTGGCCACCCTCCTCCTCGCACAGGTTCGGGGCCTCCAACTCGACCTTCTCGTCTCCGGGGACCGCACGCGGGCGGACCGGGCGATCGAATTCGCCGCCCGTCTCCTCGACCGCCCCACTGCCTGA
- a CDS encoding aconitase family protein produces MGNRNFEGRIQPEVTMNYLPSPPLVIACALTGTMDIDLATEPLGHAHEG; encoded by the coding sequence TTGGGGAACCGCAACTTCGAGGGCCGCATCCAGCCCGAAGTCACCATGAACTACCTCCCTTCCCCTCCCCTGGTCATCGCCTGCGCCCTCACCGGCACGATGGACATCGACCTCGCCACCGAACCCCTCGGCCACGCCCATGAGGGGTGA
- a CDS encoding helix-turn-helix domain-containing protein — MDETLGTALRRWRDRLSPIDVGRTSRPGRRAVGLRREELADLAGLSVDYVVRLEQGRARSPSAQVIASLARALQLEPVERDHAYRLAGLLPPQEGTISTHVPAGVQRMLARLGEFPVGVFSADWTLLSWTPAWAVLLGDPSARTQAERNLVRAVFAAGPGGLAAWPVLPDGDALNPALVADLRIALVDYPHDRGLINLVAELRSTSAEFTQLWDEGAVGPHVSARKIIVHPEVGEVTCDCDVLTVPGCDIRLVVYTVAAGSADAEKLQFLRVTNGVHPDRSSPSGPDLFSTP, encoded by the coding sequence GTGGACGAGACCCTTGGCACCGCATTGCGCCGCTGGCGCGACCGGCTTTCCCCCATCGATGTGGGGCGGACTTCACGGCCCGGACGACGTGCGGTGGGGTTGCGACGCGAGGAACTGGCCGACCTCGCAGGGCTGTCGGTCGACTACGTGGTGCGGCTGGAACAGGGGCGCGCCAGGAGCCCTTCGGCGCAGGTCATCGCGAGCCTGGCCAGGGCACTGCAGCTGGAACCCGTGGAGCGCGATCACGCCTATCGGCTGGCCGGCCTCCTCCCGCCACAGGAGGGGACGATCTCTACGCATGTACCAGCGGGGGTCCAACGGATGCTGGCTCGCCTCGGGGAGTTCCCCGTGGGCGTGTTCAGCGCCGACTGGACGTTGCTGTCCTGGACTCCAGCATGGGCAGTGCTGCTGGGCGACCCCAGCGCACGGACACAGGCCGAGCGAAACCTGGTGCGGGCGGTCTTCGCCGCAGGGCCCGGAGGGCTCGCGGCCTGGCCCGTACTCCCGGATGGCGACGCCCTGAACCCCGCCCTCGTCGCCGATCTGCGCATAGCTCTCGTCGACTACCCCCACGACCGTGGACTGATCAACCTTGTCGCGGAACTGCGCTCCACCAGTGCGGAGTTCACCCAGCTGTGGGACGAGGGCGCGGTCGGTCCGCACGTCTCGGCTCGCAAGATCATCGTGCACCCCGAGGTCGGCGAGGTGACGTGCGACTGCGACGTGCTCACCGTCCCAGGCTGCGATATCCGCCTCGTCGTCTACACGGTGGCCGCGGGTTCCGCCGATGCGGAGAAGCTGCAGTTCCTGCGGGTCACGAACGGAGTCCACCCCGACCGCTCCTCGCCTTCGGGGCCCGATCTGTTCTCCACGCCGTGA
- a CDS encoding DUF6081 family protein — translation MRVGIDKFTQSHPVQMADNCKFLVLSTEDFTLPEAGRIAFSASIAADAVNATPYDYRDGFAALVLCDPVNGWVCDLCTSGETVFAITERLRYPGVTTPFTNLAGRRKDRSRRAGGRAPRVPQDRHGHVHRAPGRRRCQHVPARTGTHRQLA, via the coding sequence GTGCGGGTTGGCATCGACAAGTTCACCCAGAGCCATCCCGTCCAGATGGCCGACAACTGCAAGTTCCTCGTGCTCTCCACCGAGGACTTCACCTTGCCCGAGGCCGGCAGGATCGCCTTCTCCGCCTCGATCGCGGCCGACGCGGTCAACGCGACGCCGTACGACTACCGAGACGGCTTCGCGGCCCTCGTGCTCTGCGATCCGGTCAACGGCTGGGTCTGCGACCTGTGCACAAGCGGCGAGACCGTGTTCGCGATCACCGAACGCCTGCGGTATCCCGGGGTGACCACACCCTTCACCAACCTGGCAGGTAGACGGAAAGACCGTTCACGAAGAGCTGGTGGCCGAGCTCCCCGCGTCCCTCAAGATCGGCATGGGCATGTTCACCGTGCACCAGGTCGCAGACGGTGTCAGCACGTCCCTGCGCGGACAGGGACTCACCGCCAACTGGCGTGA
- a CDS encoding cysteine hydrolase family protein, with translation MANSALLVMDVQRDVVAIADDGSGYLPRLRRAIDGARAAGITVIYVVLGLRPGDPEISPRNKVMTNVVRAGLFTEGSPGTEIHDDVAPQQGDVVVTKRRGSAFSGSDLDLVLRARDIDSLVLTGIATSAVVLSTLWHAIDLDFGLTVLADACLDTDPEVHQMLTERLFPQWADVVAVEDWVKAVAPQ, from the coding sequence ATGGCGAACAGCGCACTTCTGGTGATGGACGTCCAACGGGACGTCGTGGCCATCGCCGATGACGGTTCCGGATATCTGCCGCGCTTGCGCAGGGCGATCGACGGCGCCCGGGCTGCCGGTATCACCGTGATCTACGTGGTGCTCGGGTTACGGCCGGGCGATCCAGAAATCAGCCCCCGCAACAAGGTGATGACAAACGTGGTGAGGGCCGGCCTGTTCACCGAGGGTTCCCCTGGCACCGAGATCCATGACGACGTCGCGCCCCAGCAGGGCGACGTCGTGGTCACCAAGAGGCGGGGGAGCGCGTTCTCGGGCAGCGACCTCGACCTGGTGCTCAGGGCTCGCGATATCGACAGCCTGGTTCTCACCGGCATCGCCACCAGCGCCGTCGTGCTGTCCACCCTGTGGCACGCCATTGACCTGGACTTCGGCCTCACCGTCCTGGCGGATGCCTGCCTCGACACCGACCCCGAGGTGCACCAGATGCTCACCGAAAGACTGTTCCCGCAGTGGGCAGATGTCGTCGCCGTCGAGGACTGGGTCAAAGCCGTCGCACCGCAATAG
- a CDS encoding class I SAM-dependent methyltransferase, with product MAEPSFLTAVRESYDTVAVDYVERVPPPAEMDPLSRAMLAGFAELVRTAGLGPVADLGCCPGRVTAHLAGMGVSTFGVDLSPKMIGLARHAYPNLRFTEGSMTSLEMGDDELGGILAWYSTHHTPPQWLPAVFSEFHRTLAPGGYLLWGDYVGDERLHPTQSYGRPVSYESYLLPLDRIVGLLDQAGLVVAARLEQEPGGRVRRPHACLLARKPERP from the coding sequence ATGGCCGAGCCCTCCTTTCTGACCGCCGTGCGTGAGTCGTACGACACGGTTGCCGTCGACTACGTCGAACGCGTCCCGCCTCCAGCCGAGATGGACCCGCTGTCACGCGCGATGCTGGCGGGGTTCGCCGAACTCGTGCGGACGGCCGGTCTGGGGCCGGTCGCGGACCTGGGATGCTGCCCCGGCCGCGTGACGGCGCACCTGGCAGGGATGGGGGTGTCCACCTTTGGCGTCGATCTGTCACCGAAGATGATCGGGCTGGCCCGCCACGCCTATCCGAACCTGCGGTTCACCGAGGGCTCGATGACCTCGCTGGAGATGGGGGACGACGAGCTCGGCGGCATCCTGGCCTGGTACTCCACCCACCACACGCCCCCGCAGTGGCTGCCAGCGGTGTTCTCCGAGTTCCACCGCACGCTCGCGCCCGGCGGCTACCTGCTCTGGGGAGACTATGTCGGCGATGAACGGCTGCATCCGACCCAGAGCTATGGCCGTCCGGTGTCCTACGAGTCGTACCTTCTGCCGCTGGACCGCATAGTCGGCCTGCTGGACCAGGCCGGACTCGTCGTCGCCGCGAGACTGGAGCAGGAGCCCGGCGGACGGGTGAGGAGACCGCACGCCTGCCTCCTGGCCCGCAAGCCGGAAAGGCCCTGA
- a CDS encoding sensor histidine kinase, translating to MFAQRTWSPAVRRTFSQGADIVYAVVSVWISSTVLRNWPDPHGYWRQTDVWTYVLVALVYLPLAVRRRAPLTVLVGTAACVLCYFTLAYYHVVVVSGLGLALYTVAAQCPRRVAAKCAAASLLVLLWGARLAEPGNGPFSVAFVTVMVAVTWVTGDRSRRLAERGERLAVLSEQLRLEQEEKARRAVMAERMKIARELHDVVAHHVSVISVQTGLAGYVFISDPKTARTALETIAGSAHEAMAEMRRMLVVLREGTERAQEEEGAGDHNAAPGLGRLDQLARRVEAAGVPVDVRITGAPFALPPGADLCVYRVIQEALTNVMKHAPAANASVTVHYDEAAVRVRVTDDGQEPVLVGTTAGSAGHGLIGMRERAGIYGGTVTAGPGPQGGFEVELTVPVARDR from the coding sequence ATGTTCGCGCAGCGCACGTGGAGCCCGGCGGTTCGCAGGACCTTCTCGCAAGGGGCGGACATCGTCTACGCGGTGGTGTCGGTCTGGATCTCGAGCACCGTGCTGCGCAACTGGCCCGACCCGCACGGCTACTGGCGGCAAACCGATGTATGGACCTACGTGCTGGTCGCCCTGGTCTATCTTCCGCTGGCCGTGCGCCGCCGGGCTCCCCTGACCGTGCTCGTCGGCACGGCGGCCTGCGTGCTGTGTTACTTCACCCTGGCCTACTACCACGTGGTCGTTGTCAGCGGACTGGGCCTGGCGCTCTACACCGTCGCGGCGCAGTGCCCGCGCAGGGTCGCTGCGAAGTGCGCCGCCGCATCGCTGCTCGTGCTGTTGTGGGGTGCGCGGCTCGCCGAGCCCGGGAACGGCCCGTTCAGTGTGGCCTTCGTGACCGTGATGGTCGCCGTCACCTGGGTGACCGGCGACCGGTCCCGTCGGCTCGCGGAGCGCGGCGAGCGGCTCGCGGTGCTCAGCGAGCAACTGCGCCTGGAGCAGGAGGAGAAGGCCCGTCGGGCCGTCATGGCCGAGCGGATGAAGATAGCCCGTGAACTGCACGACGTGGTCGCCCACCACGTGTCCGTGATCTCCGTCCAGACGGGCCTGGCCGGCTACGTCTTCATCTCCGATCCGAAGACGGCGCGCACGGCGCTGGAGACCATCGCGGGCAGCGCCCACGAGGCCATGGCGGAGATGCGCCGCATGCTGGTCGTGCTCAGGGAAGGGACCGAGCGTGCCCAAGAGGAGGAAGGCGCGGGCGACCACAATGCGGCCCCCGGACTCGGGCGGCTGGACCAACTGGCCCGGCGCGTCGAAGCCGCGGGTGTCCCCGTCGACGTCCGGATCACGGGCGCCCCGTTCGCGCTGCCGCCGGGCGCCGACCTGTGTGTCTACCGAGTGATCCAGGAAGCTCTCACCAACGTCATGAAGCACGCGCCGGCGGCGAACGCGAGCGTCACGGTGCATTACGACGAGGCCGCGGTCCGTGTCCGCGTAACCGACGACGGACAGGAACCAGTTCTCGTCGGCACCACCGCGGGGTCCGCCGGCCACGGTTTGATCGGCATGCGTGAGCGGGCCGGTATCTACGGTGGGACGGTGACCGCCGGTCCCGGCCCGCAGGGCGGGTTCGAAGTCGAGCTGACCGTTCCGGTGGCCCGCGACAGGTGA
- a CDS encoding response regulator, with translation MPTVLVVDDQFLIRSGLVALLRAAPGIEVIGEAQDGEEAIELAAATRPDVILMDIRMPGISGITATERILAQAAPPLPKILVLTTFDLDEYVYGALKVGACGFLLKDTPPDRLLAAIDTVHAGDMLFSASVIKGLIETYTLRPADPEPHFGLDTLTPRELEVLGLVGAGMSNSDIAQRLVLSTATIKTHVHRCMSKLTLNSRAQAVVFAYETGLISRSPAARGADNT, from the coding sequence ATGCCCACAGTGCTCGTCGTGGACGACCAGTTCCTCATCCGCTCGGGACTCGTCGCACTCCTGCGGGCCGCACCGGGAATCGAGGTCATCGGCGAGGCGCAGGACGGCGAGGAGGCGATCGAGCTGGCGGCGGCGACCAGACCCGACGTCATCCTGATGGACATTCGGATGCCGGGCATCAGCGGGATCACCGCCACCGAGCGCATCCTTGCCCAGGCCGCGCCCCCGCTTCCCAAGATCCTCGTCCTGACCACCTTCGACCTCGACGAGTACGTCTACGGCGCGCTGAAGGTCGGCGCCTGCGGCTTCCTGCTCAAGGACACCCCGCCGGACCGGCTGCTCGCCGCCATCGACACCGTGCACGCCGGCGACATGCTGTTCAGCGCCTCAGTGATCAAGGGGCTCATCGAGACCTACACCCTCCGCCCGGCCGACCCCGAGCCGCACTTCGGGCTGGACACGCTGACTCCCAGGGAGTTAGAAGTCCTCGGGCTGGTCGGGGCGGGCATGTCCAACTCCGACATCGCCCAGCGACTCGTGCTCAGCACGGCGACCATCAAGACACACGTCCACCGCTGTATGAGCAAGCTCACGCTGAACAGCCGGGCACAAGCGGTGGTCTTCGCGTACGAGACCGGACTGATCTCCCGCAGCCCCGCAGCCCGGGGCGCGGACAACACCTGA
- a CDS encoding helix-turn-helix transcriptional regulator, which produces MLGRSVELARFDALLDRAAGDARGTARGEEFRDSGRSRLVDITGEAGIGKSRLLGEVSARARRRGMTVLRGRATEYERRVPFQVFTDALAHLDPHTLDGFQETEAVAPLLQRSGAVDRFGLHRSTAVLLARLAAPSGLLLALDDLHWADPASLELLDHLVRHPVHAPVVLAVTRRDRQSPESLAARLTRGLDTGTVVRLGLRPLSARDCAELAGPGLPSAETAALYAASEGNPFYFLTLLQAHREGTTPEFSAPPGLGTLLLDELTVLAPSRRGIVEAVAVLGEHATPAMVSRVTGRSGTAFTDDVHALTRRDLLRSASQGLLTLRHPVVRTLVHESTPFLRRVEIHRLAAQELARVGASAAERAHHVEQSLTAWDPAAVAVLDEAAARTARTAPASCAHWLDVALRHLPDTPEHTARRRELVLRRARALAACGGLRESRDLLQELIATPQRSPGGPTTGGDQGLRVRAVVLCALVERHLGRSTEAVALLRRELARGPAPAHVVRLGLELGSAAPQGGDTSYAQVRTEVEAALAAARSTGDEVGEAGVLAVAALGEAYEGNMTAAQRLARQASALVDSLPDNDLTALCEPLARLGWAEAFLEHYPDAERHAERGLDIARRSGQLYVVPHLLLCLSHVRVQTCRVSSALGLADQAEDIARGIGSDQLLAFVLASKAAALVAVCPPGDPRPLAVAEEAVAAAGNGVDWWASTAWCIFGWAALMAGDPVRARDAILQAGGPELQRIQPSMRPLYLEILVTSARVAGMSEEARGWAERARKEAEQLGLPMQRASALRSTAHLPLAQGDMAAAADLFAEAAVESARCGAVFWEAHSLLLGAPLEAAAGRGRGATHAWLRGRRLAEAGGSGMLVGLADATRPPGGGAEAPYGSPDRTELTERLATLTARELEIAELVAQGLTSQAIADRLYVSRRTVETHVSRIFRKTGVSSRTALATLMARRRTGSRFGDTLAEQD; this is translated from the coding sequence TTGCTGGGCCGCTCCGTCGAACTGGCCCGGTTCGATGCGTTGCTCGACCGTGCGGCAGGCGACGCGCGCGGCACGGCGAGGGGTGAGGAGTTCCGTGACAGCGGTCGTTCCCGCCTCGTCGACATCACCGGTGAGGCCGGCATCGGCAAGAGTCGGCTGCTCGGCGAGGTCAGCGCACGGGCGCGCCGACGCGGAATGACGGTACTGCGCGGCAGAGCCACGGAGTACGAGCGGCGGGTGCCGTTCCAGGTGTTCACCGACGCGCTCGCCCACCTCGACCCGCACACCCTGGACGGCTTCCAGGAGACCGAAGCGGTGGCGCCCCTCCTTCAGCGGAGCGGCGCGGTGGACCGTTTCGGACTGCACCGGTCCACGGCCGTCCTGCTCGCCCGGCTCGCCGCCCCGTCCGGGCTGCTGCTGGCCCTCGACGACCTGCATTGGGCGGACCCGGCGTCACTGGAGCTGTTGGACCATCTCGTACGCCATCCCGTGCACGCCCCCGTGGTCCTGGCCGTGACACGCCGTGACCGCCAGAGTCCCGAGTCCCTCGCCGCCAGGCTCACCCGTGGACTCGACACCGGCACGGTCGTCAGACTCGGCCTGAGACCGCTGAGCGCACGGGACTGCGCCGAATTGGCCGGCCCCGGCCTGCCGTCCGCCGAGACCGCCGCGCTGTACGCCGCGAGCGAGGGCAACCCGTTCTACTTCCTGACCCTCCTTCAAGCCCACCGCGAGGGTACGACGCCCGAGTTCTCGGCGCCGCCCGGGCTCGGCACCCTACTGCTGGACGAACTCACCGTGCTTGCCCCTTCCCGGCGCGGCATCGTCGAGGCCGTGGCGGTACTGGGCGAGCACGCCACCCCGGCGATGGTGAGCCGGGTGACCGGCCGCTCCGGCACCGCGTTCACCGACGACGTCCACGCTCTCACCCGCCGCGACCTGCTGCGCTCCGCCTCGCAAGGCCTGTTGACCCTGCGGCATCCGGTCGTGCGAACCCTCGTCCACGAAAGCACGCCCTTCTTGAGGCGCGTCGAGATTCACCGACTCGCCGCGCAGGAACTGGCCCGCGTCGGCGCCTCGGCCGCCGAACGAGCCCACCATGTGGAACAGTCGCTGACCGCCTGGGACCCGGCAGCGGTGGCCGTGCTCGACGAGGCCGCCGCACGAACCGCCCGAACGGCCCCGGCGAGCTGCGCCCACTGGCTCGATGTGGCACTCCGCCACCTTCCGGACACGCCCGAACATACCGCCCGACGGCGTGAGTTGGTCTTGAGGCGGGCCCGCGCACTGGCCGCGTGCGGTGGCCTACGCGAGAGCCGCGACCTGCTCCAGGAGCTGATCGCCACCCCGCAGCGGTCACCCGGTGGCCCGACCACCGGCGGGGACCAGGGCCTCAGAGTGCGCGCGGTCGTCCTGTGCGCGCTGGTGGAGCGTCATCTGGGGCGCTCCACCGAGGCCGTCGCGCTGTTGCGCCGCGAGCTGGCCCGGGGCCCCGCACCGGCCCACGTCGTCCGGCTGGGCCTGGAGCTCGGCTCGGCCGCGCCCCAGGGCGGCGACACCTCGTACGCCCAGGTGCGCACCGAGGTCGAGGCGGCCCTCGCGGCGGCCAGGTCCACGGGGGACGAGGTCGGGGAGGCGGGCGTCCTCGCCGTCGCCGCCCTGGGAGAGGCGTACGAGGGCAACATGACCGCGGCGCAACGGCTCGCCCGGCAGGCCTCCGCCCTGGTCGACTCCTTGCCCGACAACGACCTCACCGCGCTGTGCGAACCACTGGCCCGGCTCGGCTGGGCGGAGGCGTTCCTGGAGCACTATCCGGACGCGGAGCGGCACGCCGAGCGCGGACTCGACATCGCCCGCCGAAGCGGTCAGCTCTATGTGGTGCCCCATCTGCTGCTGTGCCTGTCCCATGTCCGGGTCCAGACCTGCCGGGTCTCCTCGGCGCTGGGACTCGCCGACCAGGCCGAGGACATCGCCCGCGGGATCGGCAGCGACCAGTTGCTCGCGTTCGTATTGGCGAGCAAGGCCGCGGCTCTCGTCGCCGTCTGCCCGCCGGGCGATCCGCGCCCCCTCGCCGTCGCCGAGGAGGCGGTGGCCGCGGCAGGTAACGGGGTCGACTGGTGGGCCTCCACGGCCTGGTGCATCTTCGGCTGGGCCGCGCTCATGGCCGGCGATCCGGTCCGGGCCCGGGACGCGATACTCCAGGCGGGCGGCCCCGAGCTGCAGCGGATCCAGCCCTCGATGCGGCCGCTCTACCTGGAGATCCTGGTCACGTCCGCACGAGTGGCGGGTATGTCCGAGGAGGCCCGTGGCTGGGCCGAGCGGGCCCGTAAGGAGGCGGAACAACTGGGGCTGCCGATGCAGCGGGCCTCCGCGCTGCGCAGCACCGCCCATCTGCCGCTGGCGCAGGGGGACATGGCAGCGGCGGCGGACCTGTTCGCGGAGGCCGCGGTGGAGAGCGCCCGCTGCGGCGCGGTCTTCTGGGAGGCCCACTCCCTGCTGCTCGGCGCCCCGCTGGAAGCGGCGGCGGGCCGCGGCCGGGGCGCCACGCACGCCTGGCTCAGGGGGCGCCGGCTCGCCGAGGCGGGCGGCAGCGGAATGCTGGTCGGCCTCGCCGACGCCACCCGTCCGCCCGGTGGCGGCGCCGAGGCTCCGTACGGTTCCCCGGACCGCACCGAACTCACCGAACGGCTGGCCACCCTGACCGCCCGGGAGCTGGAGATAGCCGAACTGGTGGCGCAGGGGCTCACCAGCCAGGCCATCGCGGACCGGCTCTACGTCAGCCGGCGTACCGTCGAGACCCATGTCTCCCGCATCTTCCGCAAGACCGGGGTCTCCTCGCGTACCGCCCTGGCCACGCTGATGGCCCGCCGTCGCACCGGGAGCCGTTTCGGGGACACCCTCGCGGAGCAGGACTGA
- a CDS encoding polysaccharide lyase family 7 protein → MPRTRTVLLTCVTAAVSTATLTLSAHADVPAPLKPAVADCTYPSEVLDLTNWKLTLPTGEDEDPTEMTQPELATFSAMPWFRAESGCDAVGFRAAVNGVTTGGSNYPRAELREMTDGGEDEAEWSTTDGTHTLVVREAFTALPEERPYLVGAQVHGGDDDVTVFRLEGSSLYITDGDDRHHHLVTDDYELGTEFEARFVAEDGDIDVYYNGRLETTISHDGDTNYFKAGAYTQANCDNSEPCTDDNYGEVRISHLEVTHS, encoded by the coding sequence ATGCCCCGCACCCGGACCGTCCTGTTGACGTGCGTCACCGCCGCCGTCTCCACCGCCACGCTCACACTGTCCGCGCACGCCGACGTCCCGGCCCCGCTCAAGCCGGCGGTCGCCGACTGCACGTACCCCTCCGAGGTCCTCGACCTGACGAACTGGAAGCTCACCCTGCCCACCGGCGAGGACGAGGACCCCACCGAGATGACCCAGCCCGAGCTGGCGACGTTCTCGGCCATGCCCTGGTTCCGGGCCGAGTCCGGCTGCGACGCGGTCGGATTCCGGGCCGCCGTCAACGGTGTGACGACCGGAGGTTCCAACTACCCGCGCGCCGAACTGCGCGAGATGACCGACGGCGGCGAGGACGAAGCCGAATGGTCCACCACGGACGGCACCCACACGCTCGTGGTCAGGGAGGCGTTCACGGCGCTGCCCGAGGAGCGGCCGTACCTGGTCGGCGCACAGGTGCACGGCGGGGACGACGACGTCACCGTCTTCCGGCTCGAAGGCAGCAGCCTCTACATCACCGACGGCGACGACCGCCACCATCACCTCGTCACCGACGACTACGAGCTGGGCACCGAGTTCGAGGCCAGGTTCGTGGCCGAGGACGGTGACATCGACGTGTACTACAACGGCCGTCTCGAGACGACGATCTCGCACGACGGCGACACCAACTACTTCAAGGCAGGGGCCTATACGCAGGCCAACTGCGACAACTCCGAGCCGTGCACCGACGACAACTACGGCGAGGTCCGCATCTCCCACCTCGAGGTCACCCATTCCTGA